In one Drosophila pseudoobscura strain MV-25-SWS-2005 chromosome X, UCI_Dpse_MV25, whole genome shotgun sequence genomic region, the following are encoded:
- the Ns3 gene encoding large subunit GTPase 1 homolog has product MGKKNKGTTPNLGRTLIKDRFGHTQRRKVDNDTMLHTTELQDGYDWGRLNLSSVTEESSFQAFLRTAELAGTEFQAEKLNITFVNPKQRVGLLSKTQEQRMHQKHHEHREHLKVPRRPKWDKNTSAEDLERAENEAFLNWRRDLALLQEDEEILMTPYEKNLEFWRQLWRVVERSDVVVQIVDARNPLLFRSTDLESYVKEVKSTKMNMILVNKSDLLTEEQRKHWAEYFDCEGIRTAFYSATLVEEELKREAEAARQESFPALKELRDAADEIQQSLNKVEGALDAINRKVKPDDVAEQLLGDKNSPRVLSRTEMIEFLRRIYTGPRHTDQHVTIGMVGYPNVGKSSTINSLMTVKKVSVSATPGKTKRFQTLYLDNDIMLCDCPGLVMPSFVLTKADMLLNGILPIDQMRDHVPAVNLLCERIPRHVLEDKYGIVIAKPVEGEDMERAPHSEELLLAYGYNRGFMTSNGQPDQARSARYVLKDYVNGKLLYAMSPPSVTQAEYHTFPERQRKEIEESQLPSQQQRAMRIDKSTSKELDQQFFDDKPTHAHVKGRTNFPNVRLANDGTLVANAGPTDKPWRHVKKERREKLRKKFSHLDEH; this is encoded by the exons ATGGGTAAGAAAAACAAGGGCACCACGCCCAACCTGGGGCGGACGCTCATCAAAGATCGTTTTGGGCACACACAGCGACGCAAGGTGGACAACGACACAATG CTCCACACCACAGAGCTGCAGGACGGCTACGACTGGGGACGTCTCAATCTGTCGTCTGTGACTGAGGAGTCCTCGTTTCAAGCATTCCTACGCACAGCAGAGCTGGCCGGAACAGAGTTCCAGGCGGAGAAGCTGAACATAACTTTTGTGAATCCGAAGCAACGTGTGGGGTTGCTCAGCAAGACTCAGGAGCAGCGCATGCACCAGAAGCATCACGAGCATCGTGAACATCTGAAAGTACCACGCCGCCCCAAATGGGACAAGAATACCAGTGCCGAGGATTTGGAGCGGGCCGAGAACGAGGCTTTCCTCAACTGGCGCCGGGACCTGGCTCTGCTACAGGAGGACGAAGAAATCCTAATGACGCCCTACGAGAAGAATCTAGAGTTCTGGCGCCAGCTCTGGCGTGTAGTGGAGCGCTCTGATGTCGTCGTCCAAATCGTCGACGCCCGCAATCCACTGCTCTTCCGCAGTACCGACCTGGAAAGCTACGTGAAAGAGGTGAAGTCCACCAAGATGAATATGATTCTGGTGAACAAGTCCGATCTGCTGACGGAGGAGCAGCGAAAGCATTGGGCTGAATACTTTGACTGTGAGGGCATTCGCACTGCCTTCTACTCTGCCACCCTTGTGGAGGAGGAACTCAAGCGAGAGGCAGAAGCCGCCCGTCAGGAGTCCTTTCCCGCGCTGAAAGAACTGCGCGATGCTGCCGATGAGATCCAGCAGTCCTTGAACAAGGTCGAGGGCGCACTCGATGCCATCAATCGAAAGGTGAAGCCAGACGACGTGGCGGAGCAGCTGCTTGGCGACAAAAACAGCCCCCGTGTGCTCTCTAGAACGGAGATGATTGAATTCCTGCGGCGCATCTACACAGGACCACGCCACACAGATCAGCACGTAACCATTGGCATGGTCGGCTATCCCAACGTGGGCAAGAGCAGTACCATAAATTCCCTGATGACAGTCAAAAAGGTATCGGTGTCGGCCACACCCGGCAAGACCAAACGCTTCCAGACCCTATATCTGGACAACGACATCATGTTGTGCGACTGCCCTGGCCTGGTCATGCCCAGCTTTGTGCTGACCAAGGCAGACATGCTGTTGAACGGCATTTTGCCCATCGATCAGATGCGTGACCATGTGCCCGCCGTTAATCTGCTCTGCGAGCGCATACCGCGCCACGTCCTCGAGGACAAGTATGGCATTGTGATAGCAAAGCCCGTTGAAGGCGAGGACATGGAACGTGCCCCACATTCTGAGGAGTTGCTTCTTGCTTACGGCT ACAATCGCGGCTTCATGACTTCTAACGGTCAGCCGGATCAGGCACGTTCCGCCCGTTATGTACTGAAGGATTATGTTAATGGCAAGCTGTTGTATGCCATGAGTCCGCCGTCAGTCACACAAGCCGAGTACCATACATTTCCCGAGCGCCAGCGTAAGGAAATCGAGGAATCACAGCTGCCCAGTCAACAGCAGCGCGCCATGCGC ATCGACAAGAGCACGTCCAAGGAGCTGGACCAGCAGTTCTTCGATGACAAACCGACGCATGCCCATGTCAAAGGACGCACCAATTTCCCAAATGTTCGCCTGGCTAACGATGGCACTTTGGTAGCCAATGCAGGCCCCACAGACAAGCCCTGGCGTCATGTTAAAAAGGAGCGTCGCGAGAAGCTGCGCAAGAAGTTTTCCCATTTAGATGAGCACTAA
- the O-fut2 gene encoding GDP-fucose protein O-fucosyltransferase 2, with product MHKMHRWRGSGLRLLLVLLLLPSSIAIADRPATRNRTESHRTAVRSNSNVCKSRQFWQTIPLVDTCSPGILPLRGTVYILYDVNISEGFNLRRDVYIRLAVFVRRLRRRKRFQNVRLVLPPFPRLYHWHSHHLKQNDVAWGHFFDLDSLRRYAPVLDYSEFLAEYRMFGMPAPPYVHISQVFRLMHYEIMLEQGIFRDKYERVAPKLDNNSCNEYSTAGGPLLSQNLLRYGQYHCVHFQGSAGLLERLLREAITEDTAGAEDVDDMRVYAILSAETVLHDHWGDEHFWKARRSMRFSKYLSQVAADFLRYAFDTTDTTAGVQRPAMWEMERPKRDARGGDFICAHLRRGDFVRSREATTPNLKSAAQQIKQLLRAFNATTVFLSTDATPYDLVQMKNMFYGFRFVHFQPESNLQRQKLKDGGVAIVDQLVCSYARYFIGTYESTFTYRIYEEREILGFSKTSTFNTICKVVGGNCPRNAVWPIVWDDDSDNDTPY from the coding sequence atgcataaaatgcATAGGTGGCGGGGTTCTGggctgaggctgctgctggtgctccttTTACTGCCATCCTCGATTGCTATCGCGGATCGGCCAGCGACCCGCAACCGCACAGAGTCCCACCGAACGGCCGtcaggagcaacagcaatgTTTGCAAGAGCCGGCAATTCTGGCAAACGATTCCACTGGTGGACACCTGTTCTCCCGGTATATTGCCCCTGCGGGGCACCGTCTACATACTCTACGATGTGAACATCTCCGAGGGCTTCAATCTGCGTCGCGATGTTTACATCCGCTTGGCCGTGTTCGTTCGGCGTCTTCGCAGACGCAAACGCTTCCAAAATGTTCGTTTGGTGCTGCCGCCATTTCCACGCCTTTACCACTGGCACTCGCACCACTTGAAGCAGAACGACGTGGCCTGGGGCCACTTCTTCGACCTGGACAGCCTGCGCCGCTACGCCCCCGTCCTAGACTACAGTGAGTTCCTCGCCGAGTACCGTATGTTTGGTATGCCGGCCCCGCCCTACGTTCACATCTCGCAAGTTTTCCGCCTCATGCACTACGAGATCATGCTGGAGCAGGGCATCTTCCGCGACAAGTACGAGCGGGTTGCTCCCAAGCTAGACAATAACTCTTGCAACGAATACTCAACTGCGGGGGGCCCGTTGCTATCGCAGAATCTGCTGCGCTACGGACAGTACCATTGCGTTCACTTTCAGGGTAGTGCTGGGCTGCTGGAGCGGCTGTTGCGTGAGGCCATCACAGAGGATACGGCCGGGGCCGAGGACGTTGACGACATGCGGGTATACGCGATCCTCAGTGCCGAGACCGTGCTGCACGACCACTGGGGTGACGAGCACTTTTGGAAAGCCCGTCGCTCGATGCGCTTCTCCAAATACCTCAGCCAGGTGGCAGCTGATTTCCTGCGCTACGCCTTCGACACCACGGACACCACGGCGGGCGTCCAGCGGCCGGCCATGTGGGAGATGGAGCGACCTAAGCGCGATGCACGCGGCGGGGACTTTATATGCGCACACCTGCGTCGTGGCGACTTCGTACGGTCGCGAGAGGCTACCACGCCTAACCTGAAGTCGGCCGCCCAGCAGATCAAGCAGCTGCTAAGGGCATTTAATGCGACCACAGTGTTTCTATCGACCGATGCCACCCCTTACGACCTGGTGCAAATGAAGAACATGTTCTATGGATTCCGATTCGTGCACTTCCAGCCGGAGTCGAATTTGCAGCGACAGAAACTGAAGGACGGCGGCGTTGCCATTGTTGATCAGTTGGTGTGCTCATATGCCCGCTACTTCATTGGCACCTACGAGAGCACCTTCACATACCGGATCTACGAGGAGCGCGAGATCCTGGGCTTCAGCAAGACCAGCACCTTCAACACCATCTGCAAGGTTGTGGGCGGAAACTGTCCCCGCAACGCAGTCTGGCCCATCGTCTGGGACGACGATAGCGACAACGACACACCGTACTGA
- the LOC4815439 gene encoding PXMP2/4 family protein 4, whose protein sequence is MVPQAVKLLQMSLGQWRRGVVKVKVHPMAKGALTYAIMWPTGSLIQQALEGRNLKDYDWARAIRFSLFGALYVAPTLYGWVRLTSAMWPQTNLRTGVVKAITEQLSYGPFACVSFFMGMSLLEFKSLAEAVEETKEKAVPTYKVGVCIWPFLQTINFSLVPEHNRVVFVSICSLMWTIFLAYMKTRHSEEQTEGDGTTTDLSCT, encoded by the exons ATGGTGCCTCAGGCTGTGAAGCTGCTTCAAATGTCGCTGGGCCAGTGGAGACGAGGCGTTGTCAAGGTGAAGGTGCACCCCATGGCCAAGGGCGCCCTCACATACGCGATCATGTGGCCCACGGGCAGTCTGATCCAGCAGGCGCTGGAGGGACGCAATCTGA AAGACTACGACTGGGCCCGGGCCATACGCTTCAGTCTGTTCGGAGCCCTTTACGTGGCCCCCACACTCTACGGCTGGGTGCGACTCACCAGTGCCATGTGGCCGCAGACGAACCTGCGCACGGGTGTCGTCAAG GCCATCACAGAGCAGCTCTCCTACGGACCCTTTGCTTGCGTCAGCTTCTTTATGGGAATGAGCCTGCTGGAGTTCAAGAGCCTGGCCGAGGCCGTCGAAGAGACCAAGGAGAAGGCGGTTCCCACATACAAG GTCGGTGTGTGCATCTGGCCCTTCCTGCAGACCATAAACTTCTCGCTTGTGCCGGAACACAACCGCGTCGTCTTTGTGAGCATATGCAGCCTGATGTGGACCATCTTTCTGGCATACATGAAAACGCGTCACTCCGAGGAGCAAACGGAGGGCGACGGCACTACCACGGATCTCTCCTGTACATAG
- the LOC4815734 gene encoding trypsin-1, whose translation MVLCGPIGLLLLTSVVVGTFADDGKIVNGTTASPGEFPFVVSLRRAKSGHHSCGATLLNSDWVLTAAHCVRGSTPQQLNLQYGSQSLARNASKLVQVAAIHVHPGYEPHDKYVNDIALLQLKDPVVLGARVQPVRLPEPEQPTLGNSSAVLAGWGLNATGGAVQLQLQKVQLQVFSDVDCSKRHQTQLHSTQICAGVPEGGKGQCSGDSGGPLLLAGSDTQIGIVSWSVKPCARPPYPGVFTEVSAYVNWIVETVGASSPTPSSSLWIGQLIVGRTPPVLSS comes from the exons ATGGTTCTGTGCGGACCGATTGGCCTGCTCCTGTTGACCTCCGTCGTGGTTGGAACCTTTGCGGACGACGGTAAGATCGTTAATGGGACTACCGCCTCGCCGGGCGAGTTCCCCTTCGTGGTGTCGCTGCGCCGCGCCAAGAGCGGTCACCACTCGTGTGGCGCCACTCTGCTTAACTCGGACTGGGTACTAACGGCTGCCCACTGCGTGCGGGGATCGACGCCGCAGCAGCTCAACCTCCAGTACGGCAGCCAGAGTCTGGCGAGAAACGCCAGCAAACTGGTGCAGGTGGCCGCCATCCATGTGCATCCGGGCTATGAGCCACACGACAAATATGTGAACGACATcgctctgctgcagctgaaggATCCCGTTGTTCTTGGTGCTCGCGTCCAACCGGTTCGTCTcccggagccggagcagccGACACTCGGCAACAGCAGCGCCGTGCTTGCCGGCTGGGGATTAAATGCG ACGGGCGGCGCGgtccagctgcagcttcagAAGGTCCAGCTGCAGGTGTTTAGCGACGTTGACTGCAGCAAACGCCACCAGACACAACTGCACTCCACCCAGATCTGCGCCGGAGTGCCCGAGGGCGGCAAGGGCCAGTGCAGCGGAGACTCCGGTGGTCCGTTGCTGCTAGCCGGATCGGATACACAGATCGGTATCGTGTCGTGGAGCGTGAAGCCCTGTGCCCGTCCGCCCTATCCGGGCGTTTTCACGGAGGTGTCTGCATATGTCAACTGGATTGTGGAGACAGTGGGTGCCTCCTCCCCCACGCCGTCGTCGTCACTTTGGATTGGTCAGCTAATTGTGGGACGCACGCCGCCAGTTTTGTCGTCATAA
- the LOC4815573 gene encoding protein sym1 isoform X1, translating into MAAPLLWQNFKVFLTRYPIARGMISYSLIWPSGSLIQQTFEGKRWGECGGCSALVRLSVMLNLSPGNYDWWRVMRFSMYGGLFVAPTLYGWIKVSSAMWPQTSLRTGIIKAAVESISYTPGAMTCFYFIMSLLESKTVEEAVTEVGKKFLPTYKVALSVWPLVATINFSLIPERNRVPFISACSLCWTCFLAYMKHLEHHEVDVAI; encoded by the exons ATGGCTGCTCCGCTGCTGTGGCAGAACTTCAAGGTGTTCCTCACCAGGTATCCGATAGCGCGTGGCATGATATCGTACAGCCTGATTTGGCCCTCGGGCAGCCTCATCCAGCAGACATTCGAGGGCAAGAGGTGGGGTGAGTGTGGTGGATGCTCTGCCTTGGTTAGGCTTTCTGTTATGCTCAATCTGTCTCCAGGCAACTATGACTGGTGGCGCGTGATGCGATTCAGCATGTACGGCGGCCTCTTCGTGGCACCCACTCTTTATGGATGGATTAAG GTGTCTAGCGCCATGTGGCCGCAGACCTCACTGCGAACGGGTATAATTAAAGCGGCGGTGGAGTCCATATCGTACACACCCGGTGCCATGACCTGCTTCTACTTCATCATGAGTCTGCTTGAGTCCAAGACGGTCGAGGAGGCTGTGACCGAGGTTGGGAAGAAGTTTCTGCCCACCTACAAA GTGGCTCTGTCTGTGTGGCCCCTGGTGGCGACCATTAATTTTAGCCTTATACCAGAGCGCAACCGAGTGCCGTTCATTAGTGCCTGCAGCCTGTGCT